One Triticum dicoccoides isolate Atlit2015 ecotype Zavitan chromosome 5B, WEW_v2.0, whole genome shotgun sequence genomic window carries:
- the LOC119311951 gene encoding CASP-like protein 5C1: MDRGGSAGPGAVGSAGSLGLRIGQAACSSAALMFMSVGVEFFSYTAFCFLVTIMGLLVPWSCTLAMIDMYSILVRCPLHVPGVMAIVVVGDWVLSILSLAAASSSAAVIDVLLEFHGSHCAPRLCERYQLSAMMAFLSWLLTAASSLFNLWYIASR; this comes from the exons ATGGATCGCGGGGGGAGCGCGGGACCCGGCGCCGTCGGTAGCGCCGGCAGCCTCGGCCTCCGGATCGGGCAGGCCGCCTGCTCGTCGGCGGCGCTCATGTTCATGTCCGTCGGCGTCGAGTTCTTCAGCTACACTGCCTTCTG CTTCCTGGTTACGATCATGGGCCTGCTGGTCCCGTGGAGCTGCACGCTCGCCATGATCGACATGTACTCCATACTCGTCCGGTGCCCGCTCCACGTGCCCGGTGTcatggccatcgtcgtcgtcggagaCTGG GTGCTGTCGATACTGTCGCTGGCGGCCGCGAGCTCGAGCGCCGCCGTCATCGACGTCCTCCTGGAGTTCCATGGATCCCACTGCGCCCCGAGGCTGTGCGAGAGGTACCAGCTCTCCGCCATGATGGCGTTCCTGTCCTGGCTCCTCACGGCCGCGTCCTCCCTCTTCAACCTGTGGTACATCGCCTCCAGGTGA